Part of the Chthoniobacterales bacterium genome is shown below.
ATCTAACTCGACGCCTAACAACGACCACGTGCCGGAGGAAAGGTAGGCCCAGTCTTCGCCGGGTGTGGTTGGAACGGCGGCGATGGCGGCTCCGGTGTCGTGCGAACAGGTAGCAATGACTTCGATGGAACTCGACTTGAGTTTTCCTAACAAGGTTCCGCTTGGGACAATTTTCGGAAAAATGGCTTCAGGCAATCCGGCGCGCGCGATCAAGTCGAAAGACCATTTACGCTGGTGCGGATTATAGAGTTGCGTGGTGCTCGCAAGACTTTCCTCGATGACGGAGGTGCCGCTAAAACGGTAGTTGAAGTAGTCGGCAATGGTTAGAAACACAGCAGTCTTTCCTAACACTTCGGGATTCAACTCCAACTCAGCCGCTAGCTGGTAGAGCGTGTTGAAGTGCATGAACTGGATGCCTGTTTCCGCGAAGATGAATTCGTCGCCGATTTTTTTTCTAACCTCCGGGAAGACTGCGTCCGTGCGCTCGTCGCGATAGTGATGCGGCTCGGCCAGCTTTTCGCCCGCGGCATCTAACAAAACGTAATCCACGCCCCAGGAATCGACGCTGATTCCTGAGATGGTTAGGTTCTTTTCCAAGGCGAGTTGCACACCACTCTGGAGCGATGCAAAGATGACTTCGGTGTCCCAGCGCATGTCGCCTTCCTTCTGAATAATGGCGCTCGGAAAACGATAAATTTCCTCCAAAATGAGGCGGCCCCTGTCGAGGGTTCCTAACATGACGCGTCCACTTTCCGCGCCGAGATCGCAAGCTAGATAATGATGCAAGTCCACTACAGAGGGGGGATTTACGCTACGACGAGTTGCCGGCTGGTGAGAGTGATTTGAGCGTTGGTGAGCTGGTCGCCGTGCGCATCGGTGATGATGTGCGGAACCTCGGTCCACTTGGCGAGCGGACAATGAGCTTTACGATTGATCTTGGTGGCGTCGAGACAAAAAAAGACGTCCTCTGTGCGCGACAAAATCGTGCGTTGAAACGTGACGACGTCGGCCTGCGAATTCCACAAGCCCTCGGCGCTCATGCCCTCGGCTCCAAGAAAGGCGGCGTCGAACTGCCACAGCCGGGCCATTTTCTGCGTCTTGTCGCCGAGCAGCACGGCCTGGCGACTGAAAAATTGTCCGCCGAGGAGATGCGTTTGCACGCCAGCCATGCGGCTGAGGATTTCGGCGACGGGAAGGTTGTTGGTGACGATGGTGAGATCGGTGAGGGCGGTCTGGGCGAGCGTTTTGGCGATGGCCAGCAGCGTGGTGCCGGCGTCGAGAAAATAGGTTTCGCCCGATTTCATCTGGTGAATGGCGGCCTCGGCGATGCGCTGCTTGGCGGCGGGTGCCACGCGTTCGCGGTCGCTGAAAGCGGGGAAATGCTCCGCGTATTCGCCGACGGCGCCGCCGTAAGTGCGGGTGATTTTTCCCTCTTCATGGAGCACGGCGAGGTCGCGCCGGGCCGTGGCCTCGGAGACGCCGAGCAGACGGCAGATCCGGGTGATGGAGAGATAACGGTCGCTTTTTAGAAGGGCACGGAGCCCCTCGCGTCGGGCATGAACTTGGTGGAGGGCAACTTTCAATGTGCCGCAAGTAAAGACAATATATGATTGGAGTCAATCATAAAACTTTGAGTCGATTGGAATCACAGTCGAATTCCAATGGGAAGAGTTATCTTGCCTGCGGCACCGCTTTTTACCCGATAATTGCTACGCACATGCTTGATAACCAAGGCATCCATGGCGGAGTTTCCGGAGCTCCGAATAATGTTCACTTCCGTGATCGTGCCACCTGAGTAAATGATCGACGCGGAGGCGGATGCTTTCATTCCCTGCAGGCGTTGCTTCATGCTGTAAGGCACGATCAGGTTTGGTGTGGAAATGAAGTCGGCACGACCACCAGATTTCACCGCACCCGTGCCGCCGGCCACACCGCCGTGTGCGGCGTCCACGCCTTTGATGGCACCGGGACGCGCGTTTGGATTGACTCCGGACGCTGGGGCCGGTTTGGTCGTGTTGGACGGAGTTGCCTGCGGCTTGGGCGTGACTTTGGGTTTGGGCGTTGCCGCTGGAGTCGGACTGAGAGCTTCCTCTGGCACTGCGAAATCCTGCGGAACGACTGGCGGAGGAGGCGTTTCCTCAGGTTCGGGCGGCGGCGGTGTGGTCTCTGGGGCTGGCGGCGGGCCCGTTTCGATGTCGTTGGTGCCGAGTGGCGGAGGCTCGTTTTCTTCACCGACGATTTCGATATCGAGCGAGTTATCCACCGGGGGCAGGGTCGTCGGTGTAAGAAAAGCACCGAGATAAACCGCGCCGACATGCAACGCGACGGAAACGAGCAGGAGAACGATGAAGGTGTAGTCTTTTTTTCCCGTGGACGGGCTGGGCAGACGTGGCGCAGTCATCGGAATGGAACTCGTTATCTAAGGAGTCGGCGGCTTCGGTGGGGCGGGCGGAGGATTGCCGCCAGAGGCTTCGGGGCGGATCTCGAAGGCCACCTTGGTAATGCCCGCGCGCTTGACGCAGTCGAGGACGTTCACCACGTCGCCGTGAGTGGAGTCTTTGTCGCCGCGAATGTAGATTTTCGTATCGGGTTTGCGGGCGATCTCGTCCTTCAATCGAGTGAGAAGCTGATCACGATCGACCTTGTCTTTTTCAAAATAAATCGTGCCCGTGACATCGATGGTTACCGTGATGAAATCCGGCTTCTGCTCCGGCGTGCTCGCGGAGGCCGTCGGCATGTTGATTTTCATGCCGCGCATCTGGATCATGCTCAGGCTCACGAGCATGAAAGACGCGAGCAAAAAGAACATGATGTCGATCAGCGGAATGATCTCGATGCGTGCCTTTTTGTGCGGTATGGGCGAACGCAATTTCATTCGGGCTGGCCTTTCGCGCGCGGCTTTTTGCTGG
Proteins encoded:
- a CDS encoding rhamnulokinase family protein; this encodes MDLHHYLACDLGAESGRVMLGTLDRGRLILEEIYRFPSAIIQKEGDMRWDTEVIFASLQSGVQLALEKNLTISGISVDSWGVDYVLLDAAGEKLAEPHHYRDERTDAVFPEVRKKIGDEFIFAETGIQFMHFNTLYQLAAELELNPEVLGKTAVFLTIADYFNYRFSGTSVIEESLASTTQLYNPHQRKWSFDLIARAGLPEAIFPKIVPSGTLLGKLKSSSIEVIATCSHDTGAAIAAVPTTPGEDWAYLSSGTWSLLGVELDVPLTTEVVRQHNFTNEAGYGGTTRFLKNIVGLWILQECRRAWAASNMDYTYGWMMEQAAAAEPLRSLIHPSDDRFMKPGNMPAKIAAFCSETSQPIPETPGQFTRCILESLALLYRQTIGEIELLTNRHLSRIHIVGGGSQSELLNQFSADATGLTVVAGPVEATAIGNVLVQALALGHLDSLTAGRQLVADSFSVITYQPNQTQAWQQAYAKFTNL
- a CDS encoding DeoR/GlpR family DNA-binding transcription regulator, with the protein product MKVALHQVHARREGLRALLKSDRYLSITRICRLLGVSEATARRDLAVLHEEGKITRTYGGAVGEYAEHFPAFSDRERVAPAAKQRIAEAAIHQMKSGETYFLDAGTTLLAIAKTLAQTALTDLTIVTNNLPVAEILSRMAGVQTHLLGGQFFSRQAVLLGDKTQKMARLWQFDAAFLGAEGMSAEGLWNSQADVVTFQRTILSRTEDVFFCLDATKINRKAHCPLAKWTEVPHIITDAHGDQLTNAQITLTSRQLVVA
- a CDS encoding biopolymer transporter ExbD, whose protein sequence is MKLRSPIPHKKARIEIIPLIDIMFFLLASFMLVSLSMIQMRGMKINMPTASASTPEQKPDFITVTIDVTGTIYFEKDKVDRDQLLTRLKDEIARKPDTKIYIRGDKDSTHGDVVNVLDCVKRAGITKVAFEIRPEASGGNPPPAPPKPPTP